A section of the Terriglobales bacterium genome encodes:
- a CDS encoding tetratricopeptide repeat protein yields the protein MRGDRTIVALLTLILFCSAAFARPEPQKKSTSQKTVRKRIKVADVSERILQAEAAIDKQDFTTAERLLLEEAAANPQDFRPWFDLGLVYSATHRPKEAVDAYRKAVQAQPELFESNLNLGVLLAAAGNAEAATFLRAATQLKPSDRTDETLADAWVTLGRALEKDQPAEAVAAFREAHSLRPQDPGPLVAAATLLERQGELDAAEKEFRKALELDGKSSEALAGLVNMYSRARRLPEAEQALRDYLKLDPGNMNARLQLSRVLVAQGRADEAASELQQMLQAAPDDPAMQRELADLYVTAGKYSDAEGLYRALVQKQPNDATLRHALGIILRHEQKYGEAEAELVRALTLKPDLAEAYGDLAVTANLNKNYPLVLKVLDARVRYLPDTAATVFLRATALDSLRDYKQAAEYYRRFLAMAAGSYPDEEWKARHRLKALEPQK from the coding sequence ATGCGCGGCGATAGAACCATCGTGGCTTTGCTGACGCTGATTCTCTTCTGCAGCGCCGCTTTCGCCCGCCCGGAACCGCAGAAAAAATCCACCAGCCAGAAGACTGTCCGCAAGCGGATAAAGGTCGCGGACGTTTCCGAGCGCATCCTGCAGGCCGAAGCGGCCATCGATAAGCAGGATTTCACCACTGCCGAGCGCCTGTTGCTGGAGGAGGCCGCGGCCAATCCCCAGGACTTTCGGCCGTGGTTCGACCTCGGTTTGGTATACAGCGCTACCCATCGCCCGAAAGAGGCGGTCGACGCTTACCGCAAGGCAGTCCAGGCACAGCCCGAGCTTTTTGAGTCCAACCTGAATCTGGGTGTGTTGCTGGCCGCCGCGGGAAATGCGGAGGCAGCCACGTTCCTGCGCGCTGCCACCCAGCTCAAGCCTTCGGACCGGACCGACGAGACCCTGGCCGACGCCTGGGTTACGCTGGGCCGCGCGCTGGAGAAGGACCAGCCTGCTGAAGCCGTGGCCGCCTTTCGCGAGGCCCACAGCTTGCGACCACAAGACCCGGGACCGCTCGTTGCTGCGGCCACCCTCTTGGAGCGACAAGGTGAGCTGGACGCCGCGGAAAAGGAGTTCCGCAAGGCGTTGGAATTGGATGGCAAATCCAGTGAAGCTCTGGCGGGTTTGGTCAATATGTACAGCCGTGCCCGGAGGCTGCCGGAAGCCGAGCAGGCCCTGCGCGATTATCTGAAGCTCGATCCCGGCAACATGAACGCACGTTTGCAGTTGAGCCGCGTGCTGGTAGCTCAAGGGCGAGCGGACGAAGCTGCGTCCGAACTGCAGCAAATGCTGCAGGCGGCACCGGATGATCCGGCCATGCAGCGTGAACTGGCAGACCTGTATGTCACCGCAGGCAAGTACTCGGATGCCGAGGGTCTGTATCGCGCGCTGGTGCAAAAGCAGCCCAACGATGCAACCCTTCGCCATGCGCTAGGAATCATCCTTCGGCATGAGCAGAAATATGGCGAAGCTGAGGCCGAATTGGTCCGGGCCTTGACTCTGAAGCCGGACTTGGCCGAGGCTTACGGAGACTTGGCCGTCACGGCCAACCTTAACAAGAACTATCCGCTGGTGCTGAAGGTCCTGGATGCGCGCGTCCGATACCTGCCGGACACTGCCGCCACGGTATTCCTGCGGGCCACGGCACTCGACAGCCTGCGCGACTACAAGCAGGCCGCGGAGTACTACCGGCGCTTTCTAGCGATGGCTGCCGGGAGTTATCCTGATGAGGAATGGAAGGCGCGTCACCGCCTGAAGGCGCTAGAACCGCAGAAGTAA
- the uvrA gene encoding excinuclease ABC subunit UvrA: MAAESIVVRGARVHNLKNIDFEIPHNTLTVVTGVSGSGKSSLAFDTIYAEGQRRYVESLSAYARQFLERIEKPDADLIDGIAPAIAIRQKNTTRNPRSTVATATEIYDYLRLLFARIGRTYCVECGSEVRRDTVDEVADAVLALGEGTRLQVLFPLHPRAAHPASAEPGAQPKKRAKRKQAVDSTAAADLLKTRLFELRQRGFNRLYQNGQVFEFSTPESLLDVDFSAPVFVLVDRLAVSPDARARTVDAIETGYRESGEVVFEAVSSDGRPPERLRFAQRFECKRCHLRYEEPEPRLFSFNSPYGACPRCQGFGNTIDFDLDLVIPDKSKSLGEGAIDPWTKPKYRVFFNEMKRFARARNLPLDVPWAELHRDDQQLVLDGEARFPGVRGFFAYLERKKYKLHVRVFLSRYRGYAVCPACHGTRLRVEARQVRVADKNICDVCRMTVAEAARFFSALQLRAEEAAVAERVLEEVRERLKFLNEVGLEYLTLDRLSSTLSGGEAQRIQLATSLGSRLVGSLYVLDEPSIGLHSRDTSRLVGILHDLRDQGNTILVVEHDAEVMRNADRILDLGPGPGENGGRVVATGSYDQIVACNTSLTGKYLAGELHIPSPAQRRKPGPRQIKLFGARANNLKNLDVVIPLGMMVAVTGVSGSGKSTLVHDVLYQALAAAKGTPNANLSPQGLLDRLEGAQHIQEAVLVDQSPIGRTPRSNPVTYLKAFDSIRELFASLPEAKKRGLGAGHFSFNIPGGRCEACQGDGTVTVEMQFLADVELLCEECKGARYKPDILGIRYRGKNIHEVLNLTVREAMQFFSVVPKIVDRLRVLDEVGLSYLRLGQSATTLSGGEAQRLKLAARLGSSGRAAAAELGRASRHKEEKQPPHVLYMFDEPTTGLHFDDISKLLAAFRRLIEAGGTVLVIEHNLDVIKTADWVIDLGPEGGERGGEIVAVGPPESLVKNPQSHTGRWLERILGNGRRRA, translated from the coding sequence ATGGCAGCGGAAAGCATCGTGGTGCGCGGAGCCCGCGTCCACAACCTCAAGAACATCGATTTCGAGATCCCCCACAATACCCTGACCGTGGTGACTGGGGTGAGTGGGTCGGGTAAGTCGTCGCTCGCCTTCGACACCATTTACGCCGAAGGCCAGCGGCGCTATGTCGAGTCGCTTTCCGCCTATGCCCGCCAGTTCCTGGAACGTATCGAGAAGCCGGACGCCGACCTGATCGACGGCATCGCCCCGGCCATTGCCATCCGACAGAAAAACACCACGCGCAACCCGCGTTCCACCGTGGCCACGGCCACCGAGATCTACGACTATCTGCGTTTGCTCTTCGCGCGCATTGGCCGCACGTACTGCGTCGAATGTGGCTCCGAAGTACGACGCGACACCGTGGATGAAGTCGCCGACGCGGTTCTAGCCCTGGGCGAGGGTACCCGCCTGCAGGTGCTTTTCCCGCTTCACCCTCGGGCAGCACACCCTGCCTCGGCCGAGCCCGGCGCACAACCAAAGAAGCGTGCGAAAAGGAAGCAGGCAGTTGACAGCACCGCCGCCGCCGACCTTCTCAAGACCCGCCTGTTTGAGCTGCGCCAGCGCGGATTCAACCGCTTGTACCAGAACGGCCAGGTGTTCGAGTTCTCGACCCCGGAATCGTTGCTGGATGTGGATTTCTCTGCCCCGGTCTTCGTTCTGGTGGATCGCCTAGCGGTATCTCCAGACGCACGTGCCCGCACCGTGGACGCGATCGAGACCGGCTACCGGGAATCCGGAGAGGTGGTGTTCGAGGCCGTCTCCAGCGACGGCCGCCCGCCGGAGCGTCTGCGCTTCGCGCAGCGGTTCGAGTGCAAGCGCTGCCACCTGCGCTACGAGGAGCCCGAGCCGCGCCTTTTCTCTTTCAATAGTCCGTACGGCGCCTGCCCGCGCTGCCAGGGCTTCGGCAACACCATCGACTTCGACCTCGACCTGGTGATCCCGGACAAGTCCAAGAGCCTCGGCGAAGGCGCCATCGATCCCTGGACCAAGCCCAAGTACCGCGTCTTCTTCAATGAGATGAAGCGCTTCGCGCGCGCCCGCAATCTGCCTCTCGACGTCCCCTGGGCGGAATTGCACCGCGACGACCAGCAACTGGTGCTCGATGGCGAAGCCAGGTTCCCCGGTGTACGTGGGTTCTTCGCCTATCTGGAACGCAAGAAGTACAAGCTGCACGTCCGCGTGTTCCTGAGCCGCTACCGCGGCTACGCCGTTTGCCCGGCCTGTCACGGGACCCGACTGCGGGTGGAGGCCCGCCAGGTGCGCGTTGCCGACAAGAACATCTGCGATGTGTGTCGCATGACGGTGGCCGAGGCGGCCCGCTTCTTCAGCGCACTGCAGCTTCGCGCCGAAGAGGCCGCGGTTGCCGAGCGCGTGCTCGAGGAAGTGCGGGAACGGCTGAAGTTCCTGAATGAAGTCGGCCTGGAGTACCTCACGCTCGATCGCCTCTCCTCCACCCTTTCCGGCGGTGAGGCGCAGCGCATCCAGTTGGCTACGTCGTTGGGTTCGCGGCTCGTGGGTTCGCTCTACGTGCTGGATGAGCCTTCGATAGGCCTGCACAGCCGCGACACTTCAAGGTTGGTCGGCATCCTTCACGATCTGCGCGATCAGGGAAACACCATCCTGGTCGTCGAGCACGACGCCGAGGTCATGCGCAATGCCGACCGCATCCTCGACCTCGGTCCTGGACCCGGCGAGAACGGCGGGCGGGTGGTGGCCACCGGCTCCTATGACCAGATCGTCGCCTGCAACACTTCGCTGACCGGAAAGTACCTGGCGGGAGAACTGCACATTCCCAGTCCGGCGCAACGTCGCAAGCCTGGGCCACGCCAAATCAAGCTCTTTGGCGCGCGTGCCAACAATCTGAAGAACCTGGATGTCGTGATTCCGCTGGGCATGATGGTGGCCGTTACCGGCGTCTCGGGCTCGGGCAAGTCCACCTTGGTACACGACGTTCTCTATCAGGCTTTGGCCGCTGCCAAGGGTACGCCGAACGCGAACCTTTCGCCCCAGGGATTGCTGGACCGCCTGGAGGGTGCCCAGCACATCCAGGAAGCCGTGCTGGTCGATCAATCGCCCATCGGGCGCACGCCGCGGTCGAACCCCGTGACTTATCTCAAGGCTTTCGATTCGATCCGGGAACTCTTCGCTTCCCTGCCGGAAGCAAAGAAGCGCGGCTTGGGTGCGGGACACTTTTCGTTCAATATTCCCGGCGGTCGTTGCGAGGCCTGCCAGGGCGACGGCACGGTCACCGTCGAGATGCAGTTCCTGGCGGACGTCGAGCTGCTATGCGAGGAATGCAAGGGAGCGCGCTACAAGCCCGATATCCTGGGCATCCGCTATCGGGGCAAGAACATCCACGAGGTCCTTAACCTCACGGTGCGCGAAGCCATGCAGTTTTTCTCCGTGGTGCCCAAGATTGTGGACCGCCTGCGCGTCCTGGATGAGGTGGGTTTGAGCTATCTTCGCCTGGGCCAGTCCGCCACCACCCTGTCCGGGGGCGAAGCACAGCGCTTGAAGCTGGCGGCGCGATTGGGTTCCTCCGGCCGTGCTGCCGCGGCCGAACTCGGTCGGGCCTCTCGCCACAAGGAAGAGAAGCAGCCGCCTCACGTCTTGTACATGTTTGACGAGCCCACGACCGGCCTTCACTTTGACGATATCAGCAAGCTGTTGGCGGCTTTCCGGCGCCTCATCGAGGCGGGCGGCACGGTACTGGTGATCGAGCACAATCTCGACGTCATCAAGACCGCCGACTGGGTAATCGACCTGGGCCCGGAGGGCGGGGAGCGCGGCGGCGAGATCGTGGCGGTCGGCCCGCCCGAGAGCCTGGTGAAAAACCCGCAATCCCACACCGGACGGTGGCTGGAACGCATCCTAGGAAATGGGCGGAGACGGGCCTGA